From the Psychrobacillus sp. FSL K6-4046 genome, one window contains:
- a CDS encoding glycosyltransferase translates to MWKRILFISEHGDPLETLGGKQAGGQNNYVKELALALGRRGIAVDVITHWSNPSAPQVEKLGNMSRVIRFAAGHKGYIAKDKIYDLLPQFYDEIKNNLSIPKYDVVHSHYWMSGLLGLSLKEEFGIPLVHTSHSLGIAKKQATGTANPIRLDAEKKILTSANKVIATTEVEKQIIQDFAGPLTNIEVISIGVAKEFQSQVKKKSVTKPLLVYAGRLEKTKGIGTLLDAFKKLKKENPELDAKLVLAGGDKEEIDINSGLPINPGLREQVKGIEEYIEFIGPQSQQGLSNLFSKATSVIVPSYYESFGMVAAEAQACGTPVIASGVGGLKDVVSHGKTGLQVKPKDPSQLASAMKTILKDNLLAKRLGREAGERAKRIFNWSSIAKEIDHTYEELLYANDYANASNRS, encoded by the coding sequence CTTGCCCTTGCCCTTGGAAGAAGAGGTATAGCAGTAGATGTAATTACTCATTGGAGTAACCCCAGTGCTCCTCAAGTGGAGAAATTAGGAAATATGTCAAGAGTCATTAGATTTGCTGCAGGTCATAAAGGATATATAGCAAAAGATAAGATATATGATTTGTTACCACAATTCTATGATGAAATAAAAAACAATTTATCTATACCAAAATATGATGTTGTTCATTCTCATTATTGGATGTCCGGACTACTGGGGCTATCTTTAAAAGAAGAGTTTGGTATTCCCCTCGTTCACACTTCTCATTCATTAGGTATCGCAAAAAAACAAGCTACTGGAACTGCCAACCCGATTCGATTAGACGCAGAAAAGAAAATTTTAACATCTGCGAATAAGGTGATCGCCACTACTGAAGTTGAAAAGCAAATAATTCAAGACTTTGCAGGACCACTTACAAATATAGAAGTAATATCAATTGGAGTTGCAAAAGAATTTCAATCACAAGTCAAGAAAAAATCAGTAACTAAACCGTTGCTAGTATATGCTGGTCGTCTGGAAAAGACAAAAGGAATCGGCACACTATTAGATGCCTTTAAGAAATTAAAAAAGGAAAATCCAGAACTGGATGCTAAATTAGTGCTAGCTGGTGGTGATAAGGAAGAAATAGACATCAACTCAGGATTACCTATCAATCCAGGTTTAAGGGAGCAAGTAAAAGGTATAGAGGAATACATTGAATTCATAGGACCTCAATCTCAACAAGGATTAAGTAATCTTTTCTCTAAAGCTACTTCAGTTATCGTACCGTCATACTATGAATCCTTTGGGATGGTAGCAGCTGAAGCCCAAGCATGTGGGACACCTGTTATTGCTTCTGGAGTCGGAGGACTCAAAGATGTAGTGTCTCATGGAAAAACAGGCTTACAGGTAAAGCCCAAAGATCCGTCTCAGCTGGCTTCAGCTATGAAAACTATATTAAAAGACAATCTTTTAGCAAAAAGACTAGGCAGAGAAGCTGGAGAACGTGCAAAACGTATCTTTAATTGGTCTTCCATTGCAAAAGAAATAGATCATACTTATGAGGAATTGTTATATGCAAATGATTACGCAAATGCTAGCAACCGATCTTGA
- a CDS encoding HAD-IIB family hydrolase produces MQMITQMLATDLDGTLVGDEKHLKDLLTYYEGLQKKVTLVYVTGRHRESALELIKEANIPMPSILISDVGTGIYIGNDLKPDEEWELLMKKNWNPEAIKKIASHYPTIVPQKLPDESRISYTAQEDEGSVEKLKQELLQANIPHKFIFSSGRDIDILPEASGKGSALTYVIEKYVEDQASILIAGDSGNDEEMISLGYPSVIVANAQPELIAIQDHPQLFRATKNCAGGIHEAWLHFYDN; encoded by the coding sequence ATGCAAATGATTACGCAAATGCTAGCAACCGATCTTGATGGAACGCTTGTTGGTGATGAAAAACACTTAAAAGACTTACTTACCTATTATGAAGGTCTACAAAAGAAAGTTACTTTAGTTTATGTCACAGGTAGGCATCGGGAATCAGCCCTAGAACTTATTAAAGAGGCTAACATTCCAATGCCGAGTATTTTAATCTCGGATGTGGGAACAGGCATATATATAGGCAATGACCTTAAACCAGATGAAGAATGGGAACTTTTAATGAAGAAAAATTGGAATCCAGAGGCTATAAAGAAAATAGCTTCTCATTATCCAACTATTGTTCCACAAAAGCTGCCAGACGAATCTAGGATTTCTTATACTGCGCAAGAAGATGAGGGAAGTGTTGAAAAGCTCAAGCAAGAATTGCTACAAGCTAATATACCGCACAAATTTATCTTTAGCTCAGGAAGGGATATTGATATACTCCCTGAGGCCAGTGGAAAAGGATCTGCTTTGACATACGTGATTGAAAAATATGTAGAAGATCAAGCATCCATATTGATTGCAGGTGATTCAGGTAATGATGAAGAAATGATAAGTCTTGGATATCCATCTGTTATAGTAGCAAATGCACAACCAGAGCTAATAGCCATTCAAGATCACCCCCAATTATTTAGAGCAACTAAAAATTGTGCAGGCGGAATTCATGAAGCTTGGTTACATTTTTATGATAATTAA
- a CDS encoding IS110 family transposase, whose translation MSQMLVGIDVSLRSHHVHFMHGEGHTLADFSVSNDTEGANTLIQKLLGTAEKNQCEHIKIGLEATDQYSWHVAHYLKNQLHNYEPTFQTAVYMLNARKVSRFKKGYDTLPKNDRIDAWVIADHLRFGRLPHEMQETLQYEALRRLTRTRFHLMHEVARNKTYMMNQLFLKFSGLRQDNPFSNTFGTTSLAVIEELDPETIAEMPLEELVEFLQEKGKKRFAEPEEIAKYLQKLARNSFRLDKAMADPVNISLSVILSTIRHMESQVKRLDKEIERMMKGFTQTLTSVKGIGPVYAAGLLAEIGDIKRFDDHHALAKYAGLVWTQYQSGEFEAENTSRMRTGNKYLRYYLVQAADAVRKYDTEYKAFYQKKYQEVTKHQHKRALVLTARKLVRLVHSLLRTNQLYIPPERRD comes from the coding sequence ATGTCACAAATGCTAGTCGGTATCGACGTGAGTTTGCGCTCCCATCATGTCCATTTCATGCATGGAGAGGGACATACGCTCGCTGATTTTTCTGTTTCCAATGATACAGAAGGTGCGAACACCTTAATTCAAAAGCTTTTAGGAACAGCGGAAAAAAATCAGTGCGAACATATTAAAATTGGATTAGAAGCGACAGACCAGTATAGCTGGCACGTTGCTCATTATTTAAAGAATCAATTGCACAATTATGAACCAACGTTTCAAACAGCGGTTTATATGTTAAATGCACGTAAAGTATCTCGCTTTAAAAAGGGGTACGATACGTTACCGAAAAACGATCGAATTGACGCCTGGGTAATTGCGGATCATTTACGCTTTGGACGTCTGCCACATGAAATGCAAGAAACCTTACAATATGAAGCACTTCGTCGTTTAACACGTACCCGATTCCATCTAATGCATGAAGTTGCACGTAATAAAACCTACATGATGAACCAACTGTTTTTAAAGTTTAGTGGCCTACGCCAAGATAACCCGTTCTCGAATACATTCGGTACGACCAGTCTCGCTGTCATTGAAGAGCTAGATCCGGAAACCATTGCCGAGATGCCTTTAGAAGAACTGGTTGAGTTCTTACAGGAGAAAGGCAAAAAACGTTTTGCCGAGCCAGAAGAAATCGCTAAATATCTTCAAAAGCTTGCACGTAATTCCTTTCGATTAGACAAGGCCATGGCTGATCCCGTTAACATCTCACTATCCGTGATTTTAAGTACGATTCGCCATATGGAATCCCAAGTCAAACGTTTGGATAAGGAAATCGAGCGTATGATGAAAGGTTTCACCCAAACATTAACTTCCGTAAAAGGCATTGGACCCGTGTACGCAGCCGGCTTGCTCGCCGAAATTGGAGATATCAAGCGTTTTGATGACCACCACGCATTAGCGAAATATGCTGGACTCGTTTGGACACAGTATCAATCTGGCGAATTTGAAGCCGAAAATACTAGCCGGATGCGAACCGGCAATAAATACCTACGGTATTATCTTGTACAAGCAGCAGATGCGGTACGTAAATATGACACTGAATATAAAGCCTTTTATCAAAAGAAATACCAAGAAGTAACCAAGCACCAACATAAACGCGCTCTCGTCTTAACCGCTAGAAAACTAGTACGCCTCGTGCATTCGCTACTACGCACGAATCAGCTGTACATACCACCAGAAAGGAGAGACTGA